In Amycolatopsis jiangsuensis, the following proteins share a genomic window:
- a CDS encoding response regulator transcription factor, giving the protein MTVRLLLADDQVLVRQALRALLELEDDFTVVAETGRGDEVLDAAREHRPDIALLDIEMPGLDGLAAAALVTEHVPGTRVVVLTTFGRAGYLRRAMDAGAVGFVVKDAPAEALADAIRRVHSGERVVDPALAVATLAAGESPLTARERDVLIAARSGSSVAGIAGSLHLSEGTVRNYLSAAIAKTATRNRIEALRVAEERGWL; this is encoded by the coding sequence GTGACCGTCCGCCTGCTGCTCGCCGACGACCAGGTGCTGGTCCGCCAGGCACTTCGCGCGCTGCTGGAGCTGGAGGACGACTTCACCGTGGTGGCCGAGACCGGCCGCGGTGACGAGGTCCTCGACGCCGCGCGCGAGCACCGGCCGGACATCGCCCTGCTCGACATCGAGATGCCCGGGCTCGACGGGCTCGCCGCGGCCGCACTGGTCACCGAGCACGTGCCCGGTACGAGAGTGGTCGTGCTGACCACGTTCGGCCGGGCAGGCTACCTGCGCCGGGCGATGGACGCGGGCGCTGTCGGGTTCGTGGTGAAGGACGCTCCGGCCGAGGCGCTGGCCGACGCGATCCGCCGGGTGCACAGCGGGGAACGGGTGGTCGATCCGGCGCTGGCCGTGGCCACGCTGGCCGCCGGCGAATCCCCGTTGACCGCGCGCGAACGGGACGTGCTGATCGCCGCCCGCTCCGGTTCGTCGGTCGCCGGGATCGCGGGCAGCCTCCACCTGTCCGAGGGCACCGTGCGCAACTACCTGTCCGCCGCGATCGCCAAGACCGCCACCCGCAACCGCATCGAAGCCCTGCGGGTCGCCGAAGAACGGGGCTGGCTCTAA
- a CDS encoding AraC family transcriptional regulator, which translates to MRNVPLGEVDGIPRAVLAISTDYPPEHVLPRHRHRRAQFLYGATGSMRVETADGTWTVPTRRAVLIPPETDHGVVMTNVTTRSLYLEPSAVPWFPRRCRAVDVSPLLRELVAEAVRLPPEYPRRGRDAALMSLVLHEISRCVPLPLELPQPQDDRLRALCRSFSDTPDVHDPPSRWARELHVSERTVHRLFRAETGLSFARWRERACVLHALPLLTAGLPVAEVAARLGYESPAAFSTRFTRLLGAPPRAYHAVD; encoded by the coding sequence ATGCGTAACGTCCCGCTCGGCGAGGTGGACGGCATCCCGCGTGCCGTACTGGCGATCAGCACCGACTACCCGCCGGAGCACGTGCTGCCCCGGCACCGGCATCGCCGCGCGCAGTTCCTCTACGGCGCCACGGGTTCCATGCGGGTCGAAACGGCCGACGGCACCTGGACCGTCCCGACCCGCCGTGCGGTCCTGATCCCGCCGGAGACCGACCACGGCGTCGTGATGACGAACGTGACCACGCGCAGCCTCTACCTCGAGCCGTCGGCGGTGCCGTGGTTTCCCCGCCGCTGCCGGGCCGTTGACGTTTCGCCGCTCCTGCGGGAGCTGGTGGCCGAAGCGGTGCGGCTGCCGCCCGAGTACCCTCGCCGCGGCCGGGACGCGGCGCTGATGTCCTTGGTGCTGCACGAGATCTCGCGATGTGTGCCGCTGCCGCTGGAACTCCCGCAGCCACAGGATGACCGGCTACGGGCGTTGTGCCGGTCCTTTTCGGACACTCCGGATGTGCACGACCCGCCGTCGCGCTGGGCACGCGAACTGCACGTGAGCGAACGAACGGTGCACCGCCTGTTCCGCGCGGAAACCGGGCTGAGCTTCGCCCGCTGGCGCGAGCGCGCGTGTGTCCTGCACGCGCTGCCGTTGCTGACCGCGGGCCTGCCGGTGGCCGAGGTCGCCGCGCGTCTGGGCTACGAAAGCCCCGCCGCGTTCAGCACCAGGTTCACCCGCCTGCTGGGTGCGCCGCCACGGGCGTATCACGCCGTGGACTGA
- a CDS encoding FecCD family ABC transporter permease: MSDLDVRVAPGAGPGRAPLSHAAWVRLLGLLVVAGLLLFVVLLSISVGAQSLPLGTVWHALWSGAHDYDSKVILDLRLPRTLVGVAVGVALGLAGTLMQALTRNPLADPGILGVNAGAACAVVIAVAYLGLSSPLGYVWFAFLGAGIASLVVYLLGFRGSVGPVRLALAGTAVSAVLGGLTSTVLVRDAATLEVVRLWQVGSLAGRDPAVTTQLLPFLVAGAVLALTVAAPLNALALGDELGGALGVRTGVTRVLTGIAVILLCGTATAIAGPIGFVGLVVPHAVRIVSGPDQRWLMAYSMLVAPVLLVGADIIGRFVVRPGELEVGVMTAVIGAPLFIALVRSRKKVRL; encoded by the coding sequence GTGAGCGATCTTGACGTCCGCGTGGCCCCCGGGGCCGGTCCCGGCCGGGCCCCGCTGAGTCACGCTGCCTGGGTGCGGCTGCTGGGGCTGCTGGTCGTCGCCGGACTGCTGCTTTTCGTGGTGCTGTTGAGCATTTCGGTCGGGGCACAGAGTCTGCCGCTGGGCACGGTCTGGCATGCGCTGTGGTCCGGCGCGCACGACTACGACAGCAAGGTCATCCTCGACCTGCGGCTGCCGCGCACCCTCGTCGGCGTCGCGGTCGGCGTCGCGCTCGGGCTGGCGGGCACGCTGATGCAGGCGCTGACCCGCAATCCGCTCGCCGATCCGGGCATTCTCGGGGTCAACGCCGGCGCGGCCTGCGCGGTGGTGATCGCGGTGGCCTACCTGGGGTTGAGTTCGCCGCTCGGATACGTGTGGTTTGCCTTCCTCGGCGCGGGAATCGCCTCGCTGGTGGTGTACCTGCTGGGGTTTCGCGGCAGCGTCGGCCCGGTTCGGCTCGCGCTCGCCGGTACCGCGGTGTCGGCCGTGCTCGGGGGCCTGACCTCGACGGTGCTGGTGCGGGACGCGGCCACGCTGGAGGTGGTGCGGTTGTGGCAGGTCGGTTCGCTGGCCGGCCGCGATCCGGCGGTGACCACCCAGCTGCTGCCGTTCCTGGTGGCCGGCGCGGTGCTCGCGCTGACGGTGGCGGCTCCGTTGAACGCGCTCGCGCTCGGGGACGAACTCGGCGGGGCGCTCGGCGTGCGCACCGGCGTGACCCGGGTGCTCACCGGGATCGCGGTGATCCTGTTGTGTGGCACGGCGACCGCGATCGCCGGGCCGATCGGGTTCGTGGGGCTGGTGGTGCCGCACGCGGTGCGCATCGTCTCCGGCCCGGACCAGCGCTGGCTGATGGCGTACTCGATGCTGGTCGCGCCGGTGCTTCTGGTCGGCGCCGACATCATCGGCCGGTTCGTGGTGCGGCCGGGGGAGCTGGAGGTCGGGGTGATGACCGCGGTGATCGGTGCGCCGCTGTTCATCGCTCTGGTGCGCAGCCGGAAGAAGGTGCGGTTGTGA
- a CDS encoding multicopper oxidase family protein has product MPEPESGEVRGLSRRELFGGAVSLAAVGALGYRALVAEPGAQAAASTPTVHTGHHGTVVPAANATRPGGDIAPSVKDLTPFLDRLPVPPTVRMREQDGVSYATVTMRESWVRLHSQLPRTRVWAYDGRYPGPTFDVRRGQKLRVTWTNELGGDYPLQVVELPFATGSEPYQWDRPGKEGGTPREDVAALPPWVAVHLHGALTGGGQDGWPENAVLPGQSQLSEYENDQACATLWYHDHAMHITHFNVLAGLNAGFYLIRDDEERALGLPSGAHEIPLVLSDHNLDTDDDGLLDGGVLYKTIVTNPEGVRLVRPFTGPYSLVNGVIWPYAEVQPRWYRFRLLNASNMRPYSLRFEDEQGNRVPAGTVRQIGADAGLFPAPVTVDGDLVITPAERADLLVDFSALRGKKIRVRNGFATPPVPWVMEFRVGGSPVRDPFRLPAKVSLSFRRVTDAELESVPERVVVVTPVSPPDAQMWEMERTEAPEGPLPIDGIVQVQQGDGSVVTYRRVASMPSDAVQFTVARDSWERWTFFNVEPAAGAFPHPMHLHACSFQVLGKEKWDVSGFRYFKLADGKSWGGGTATPIKRTQAEEIPRGERAWKDVVPMWPGQKVSIAPQFARVSGRYVYHCHTYEHEDMAMMRPFVVMPPEVLAMDPHTGGGGMAGHRGPHS; this is encoded by the coding sequence ATGCCTGAGCCGGAATCCGGTGAGGTACGGGGCCTGAGCAGACGGGAGCTGTTCGGCGGTGCGGTTTCGCTGGCCGCGGTCGGGGCACTCGGCTACCGCGCCTTGGTGGCCGAGCCCGGCGCGCAGGCCGCGGCGAGCACGCCGACCGTCCACACCGGACACCACGGCACCGTCGTCCCGGCTGCGAACGCGACAAGGCCCGGTGGCGACATCGCGCCGTCGGTCAAGGACCTGACCCCGTTTCTCGACCGGCTCCCCGTGCCGCCCACGGTGCGCATGCGGGAGCAGGACGGAGTGTCCTACGCGACGGTGACGATGCGGGAGTCGTGGGTGCGCCTGCATTCGCAGCTGCCGCGTACCCGGGTGTGGGCCTACGACGGGCGGTATCCCGGTCCGACGTTCGACGTGCGTCGCGGGCAGAAGCTCCGCGTCACCTGGACCAACGAACTCGGCGGGGACTATCCGCTGCAGGTCGTGGAGCTGCCCTTCGCCACCGGAAGCGAGCCGTACCAGTGGGACCGGCCCGGCAAGGAAGGCGGAACGCCGCGCGAAGACGTGGCCGCGCTGCCGCCGTGGGTCGCGGTGCATCTGCACGGTGCGCTGACCGGCGGCGGGCAGGACGGCTGGCCGGAGAACGCGGTGCTGCCGGGGCAGTCGCAGCTCTCGGAGTACGAGAACGACCAGGCGTGCGCCACGCTGTGGTACCACGACCATGCCATGCACATCACGCACTTCAACGTGCTGGCCGGCCTGAACGCGGGCTTCTACCTGATTCGCGACGATGAAGAGCGCGCGCTCGGGCTGCCCTCTGGTGCGCACGAGATCCCGCTGGTGCTCTCGGACCACAATCTGGACACCGACGACGACGGGCTGCTCGACGGCGGCGTGCTGTACAAGACCATCGTCACCAATCCCGAGGGCGTCCGGCTGGTCCGGCCGTTCACCGGGCCGTATTCGCTGGTGAACGGGGTCATCTGGCCGTATGCCGAGGTGCAGCCGCGGTGGTACCGGTTCCGGCTGCTGAACGCGTCGAACATGCGGCCCTACAGCCTGCGGTTCGAGGACGAGCAGGGCAACCGCGTGCCGGCCGGCACGGTGCGTCAGATCGGCGCGGACGCCGGACTGTTCCCCGCACCGGTCACTGTGGACGGTGACCTGGTGATCACGCCGGCCGAACGGGCGGATCTGCTCGTCGACTTCTCCGCGTTGCGGGGCAAGAAGATCCGGGTGCGCAACGGGTTCGCCACGCCGCCGGTGCCGTGGGTGATGGAGTTCCGCGTGGGCGGTTCTCCGGTGCGGGACCCGTTCCGCCTGCCCGCGAAGGTCTCGCTGTCGTTCCGCCGGGTCACCGATGCGGAGCTGGAGTCGGTGCCGGAGCGCGTGGTGGTGGTCACGCCGGTGTCGCCCCCGGATGCGCAGATGTGGGAGATGGAACGCACCGAAGCGCCGGAGGGTCCGTTGCCGATCGACGGGATCGTGCAGGTCCAGCAGGGCGACGGCAGCGTGGTGACCTACCGCAGGGTGGCCTCGATGCCCTCGGACGCGGTGCAGTTCACCGTCGCGCGCGACAGCTGGGAACGCTGGACGTTCTTCAACGTGGAGCCCGCGGCCGGCGCGTTCCCGCATCCGATGCACCTGCACGCCTGCTCGTTCCAGGTGCTGGGCAAGGAGAAGTGGGATGTCAGTGGCTTCCGTTACTTCAAGCTCGCCGACGGGAAGAGCTGGGGTGGTGGCACCGCGACGCCGATCAAGCGCACGCAGGCCGAGGAGATTCCGCGGGGGGAGCGGGCCTGGAAGGACGTGGTGCCGATGTGGCCGGGCCAGAAGGTCAGCATCGCGCCGCAGTTCGCCCGGGTCAGCGGCCGCTACGTCTACCACTGCCACACCTACGAACACGAGGACATGGCGATGATGCGCCCGTTCGTGGTGATGCCGCCGGAGGTGCTGGCGATGGACCCGCACACCGGTGGCGGCGGGATGGCCGGACACCGCGGCCCGCATTCCTGA
- a CDS encoding FMN-dependent NADH-azoreductase — protein sequence MAHLLHIDSSISGARSVTRKLTARAAAVWRAAHPGAPVTYRDLGADPLPHLDSETGLARFIPSAERTPAQAESVRLTEEVLAEVRAADTVLLGQPLYNYGPPSGVKSWIDHLVARGFSMDAETGEGLLGGRDFVVISARGGRYGLGSPRHGWDHAQTWLPCALSWVGMEARFVTVEMTAAAWVSEMTELRARAVESLAAAEREIDALWTPVTA from the coding sequence ATGGCCCATTTGCTGCACATCGACTCGAGTATCAGCGGCGCGCGGTCGGTGACCCGCAAGCTCACCGCGCGTGCGGCCGCGGTCTGGCGGGCGGCGCATCCCGGCGCCCCGGTGACCTATCGCGATCTGGGTGCGGATCCACTGCCGCACCTGGACAGCGAGACCGGCCTCGCCCGTTTCATCCCGTCCGCGGAGCGCACGCCCGCCCAGGCGGAGTCGGTGCGGCTGACCGAGGAGGTGCTCGCGGAGGTGCGGGCCGCCGACACCGTGCTGCTGGGCCAGCCGCTGTACAACTACGGTCCGCCGAGCGGGGTCAAATCGTGGATCGATCACCTGGTCGCGCGTGGGTTCAGCATGGACGCCGAAACCGGGGAGGGCCTGCTCGGCGGCCGCGACTTCGTGGTCATCTCGGCTCGTGGCGGGCGGTACGGCCTCGGCAGCCCACGGCACGGCTGGGACCACGCCCAGACCTGGCTGCCGTGCGCGCTGAGCTGGGTCGGCATGGAGGCACGCTTCGTCACCGTGGAGATGACCGCGGCCGCCTGGGTCTCCGAGATGACCGAGCTGCGCGCCCGTGCAGTGGAAAGCCTCGCCGCCGCGGAACGCGAGATCGACGCCCTCTGGACCCCGGTCACCGCCTGA
- a CDS encoding ArsC/Spx/MgsR family protein, which produces MEIWVNPRCAKCRSAVSLLDEAGAKYTVRRYLEEPPAEDELVAVLGRLGLEPWDITRTGEKTAGELGLKSWPRTPEERPRWIAVLAAHPELIQRPIITADDGTTVVARDEQSVRSVLEH; this is translated from the coding sequence GTGGAGATCTGGGTGAACCCCCGTTGTGCGAAATGCCGCTCGGCGGTGTCACTGCTCGACGAAGCGGGCGCGAAGTACACCGTGCGGCGGTACCTCGAGGAGCCGCCGGCCGAGGACGAACTCGTCGCGGTGCTCGGCAGGCTCGGCCTCGAACCGTGGGACATCACCCGCACCGGGGAGAAAACGGCCGGTGAACTCGGACTGAAATCGTGGCCCCGCACCCCGGAGGAACGGCCGCGGTGGATCGCCGTGCTCGCCGCGCACCCGGAGCTGATCCAGCGTCCGATCATCACCGCGGACGACGGCACCACGGTGGTGGCCCGCGACGAGCAGTCGGTGCGTTCGGTGCTGGAGCACTGA
- a CDS encoding sensor histidine kinase, with protein sequence MEHRPDSDAQRWLLGWRRLLLDVGLLVFPVVVLTQAGRSPGAVALVLAFCVCYVGAAFADYRAWPRVFWWLTGVLGLLFLAALPFTGADGFYLLVVVASLAVPRLPRGGGYVLAVAAAATLVVPWLVPSWQSGPAWGQTVALVFTVLMISVFAEAIRANRELVRARAELVRLAADAERARISRDLHDLLGHSLTAITVKSNLARRLAIKGAGRAVDEITEVEQLSRQALADVRAAVSGYREVTLAGELARGRELLRAAGITADLPTYADGGCPELFGWVIREGLTNVVRHARATSCTVLLSATSVEVRDDGVGGSAGSGSGLSGLRDRVAEAGGTMEAGPVRPRGWRLLVTVEAPA encoded by the coding sequence GTGGAGCACCGTCCGGATTCCGATGCGCAGCGCTGGCTGCTCGGCTGGCGTCGGCTGCTGCTGGACGTCGGGCTGCTCGTGTTCCCCGTCGTCGTGCTGACGCAGGCCGGGCGGTCGCCCGGTGCGGTGGCGCTGGTGCTCGCGTTCTGCGTCTGCTACGTGGGCGCGGCGTTCGCCGACTACCGGGCGTGGCCGCGGGTGTTCTGGTGGCTGACCGGCGTGCTCGGGCTGCTGTTCCTGGCCGCGTTGCCGTTCACCGGGGCCGACGGGTTCTACCTGCTCGTCGTGGTCGCTTCGCTCGCCGTGCCGCGGCTGCCTCGCGGCGGCGGGTACGTGCTCGCGGTGGCCGCGGCCGCGACGCTGGTGGTGCCGTGGCTGGTTCCCTCCTGGCAGAGCGGCCCGGCGTGGGGGCAGACGGTCGCGCTGGTGTTCACCGTGCTGATGATCTCCGTGTTCGCCGAGGCGATCCGGGCGAACCGGGAGCTGGTGCGCGCCCGCGCGGAGCTCGTGCGCCTCGCCGCGGACGCGGAACGCGCGCGGATTTCGCGGGACCTGCACGATCTGCTCGGCCATTCGCTGACCGCCATCACGGTCAAGAGCAACCTCGCCCGCCGGCTCGCGATCAAGGGAGCCGGCCGGGCCGTCGACGAGATCACCGAGGTCGAGCAGCTTTCCCGGCAGGCGCTGGCGGACGTGCGCGCGGCGGTCTCCGGCTACCGCGAGGTCACGCTGGCCGGTGAACTCGCCCGCGGGCGCGAGTTGCTGCGTGCCGCCGGGATCACCGCCGATCTGCCCACCTACGCCGACGGCGGGTGTCCGGAACTGTTCGGCTGGGTGATCCGCGAAGGCCTCACCAACGTGGTCCGGCACGCGCGGGCCACCTCGTGCACGGTCCTGCTTTCGGCCACTTCGGTCGAGGTGCGCGACGACGGCGTGGGGGGTTCGGCGGGCTCCGGCAGCGGACTGTCCGGATTGCGGGACCGGGTCGCCGAGGCCGGCGGCACGATGGAGGCCGGACCGGTCCGGCCGCGGGGCTGGCGGCTCCTGGTCACGGTGGAGGCACCGGCGTGA
- a CDS encoding sulfite exporter TauE/SafE family protein, with amino-acid sequence MFPSILVLFLFGCLSGVTTVLFGFGGGFVTVPVVAAVTRSGDAMHVAVATSTAVMVVNSVTATIVQARAGRLRREYVWPLAAFIAAGAVAGSVLATRIGDGVLRVLFVGYLALTIVDSVLRGGFLRAHGEPRPLGPVTTTVGGIGIGAVASFLGVGGSVLTVPLLRRKGLAMAGATAMANPLSVPVAVIGTAVYATAGSGPAGYLDPVAAAALLAGSLPAIAVLRRVADRLPDRGHAIAYVLLLAAALLAVAFGG; translated from the coding sequence GTGTTCCCCTCGATCCTGGTGCTGTTCCTCTTCGGCTGCCTCAGTGGAGTCACCACGGTGCTGTTCGGCTTCGGCGGCGGGTTCGTCACCGTGCCGGTGGTCGCCGCGGTGACCCGCAGCGGTGACGCCATGCACGTCGCGGTCGCCACGTCCACCGCGGTGATGGTGGTCAACTCGGTGACCGCGACGATCGTGCAGGCCCGCGCCGGACGGCTTCGGCGGGAGTACGTGTGGCCGCTGGCCGCGTTCATCGCGGCCGGCGCCGTGGCCGGGTCGGTGCTGGCCACCCGGATCGGCGACGGCGTGCTGCGCGTGCTGTTCGTCGGGTATCTCGCTCTGACCATTGTGGACAGTGTGCTACGCGGTGGATTCCTTCGCGCGCACGGAGAACCGCGGCCGCTCGGTCCGGTCACGACCACGGTGGGCGGAATCGGCATCGGCGCGGTGGCGAGCTTCCTCGGGGTCGGCGGCAGTGTGCTGACGGTGCCCCTGCTGCGCCGCAAGGGCCTCGCCATGGCCGGCGCCACCGCGATGGCCAACCCGCTGAGCGTGCCGGTCGCGGTGATCGGCACCGCGGTCTACGCCACCGCCGGTAGCGGCCCCGCGGGCTACCTCGACCCGGTCGCCGCAGCCGCCCTGCTGGCCGGCTCCCTGCCGGCGATCGCGGTGCTCCGCCGGGTCGCCGACCGGCTCCCGGACCGCGGGCACGCGATCGCGTACGTCCTGCTGCTGGCGGCCGCCCTGCTCGCCGTCGCGTTCGGCGGCTGA
- a CDS encoding GNAT family N-acetyltransferase, with product MSMPLTTDRLVIRDWSEEDAEAAYPIYGSSEVTHWLTPAMDQVTDAAAMRSVLQAWQEAQPNLIPPRGRWAVERRSDGRVVGGLGIRLLPPYQEDLELSWQLHPEAWGQGYATEAARALIEWAFAQHDTDELFAVARPANTRANATAKRLGMQWVGETTKYYGLRLQVYRIRHSDLV from the coding sequence ATGAGCATGCCGCTGACGACCGACCGTCTCGTGATCCGGGACTGGTCGGAAGAGGACGCCGAAGCCGCGTACCCGATCTACGGCTCGTCCGAAGTCACCCACTGGCTCACGCCGGCGATGGACCAGGTCACCGACGCGGCGGCGATGCGCTCGGTGCTGCAGGCCTGGCAGGAGGCGCAGCCGAACCTGATCCCGCCGCGCGGGCGCTGGGCGGTGGAACGCCGGTCCGACGGCAGGGTGGTCGGCGGGCTGGGCATCCGGCTGCTGCCGCCGTACCAGGAAGACCTCGAGCTGAGCTGGCAGCTGCACCCGGAGGCCTGGGGGCAGGGCTACGCCACCGAAGCCGCCCGCGCGCTGATCGAATGGGCCTTCGCCCAGCACGACACCGACGAGCTCTTCGCGGTCGCCCGTCCGGCCAACACGCGCGCCAACGCCACCGCGAAACGCCTCGGCATGCAGTGGGTCGGCGAAACCACCAAGTACTACGGCCTGCGCCTGCAGGTGTACCGAATCCGGCACAGCGACCTCGTCTAG
- a CDS encoding FecCD family ABC transporter permease, translated as MSSALAGKPVRLWGDRISARVRGRQVVVCAALAAGLVVVLVLSLMLGDYPVPVGRVLSALFGGGARLDRFFVLDVRLPRALLAMAIGAALALAGAIFQRLSGNPLGSPDIVGFNDGAATGALLVTLVLGGVSVSAPLGAVLGGFVAAVAIYLLAYRGGVHGLRLILVGIGVSAILTSVRSYLITRADLSAAQGALAWLIGNLNALGWDQARPVLIGLACAVPVLTVLGRGLGLLEMGHERAAGLGVAVQRTQLLLLLVAIVLTALAVAYAGPIQFVALAAPQLARRLARTAGSALVTTALMGAVLLGCADLVAQRLFAPTQIPVGAVTLVLGGAYLAWLLHTERRAGRA; from the coding sequence ATGAGCAGCGCGCTGGCCGGCAAGCCGGTGCGGCTGTGGGGGGACCGGATTTCCGCGCGGGTGCGCGGCAGGCAGGTCGTGGTGTGCGCGGCGCTCGCTGCCGGCCTCGTGGTGGTGCTCGTGCTGAGCCTGATGCTGGGGGACTATCCGGTGCCGGTCGGTCGGGTGCTGTCCGCGCTGTTCGGCGGGGGCGCCCGGCTGGACCGGTTCTTCGTGCTCGACGTGCGGCTGCCGCGGGCGTTGCTGGCCATGGCGATCGGTGCCGCGCTCGCGCTGGCCGGCGCGATTTTCCAGCGGCTGTCCGGGAATCCGCTGGGCAGCCCGGACATCGTGGGGTTCAACGACGGTGCCGCGACCGGTGCGTTGCTGGTCACCCTGGTGCTCGGCGGGGTGTCGGTGTCCGCGCCGCTCGGTGCGGTGCTGGGCGGTTTCGTCGCCGCGGTGGCCATTTACCTGCTGGCCTACCGGGGCGGGGTGCACGGGCTGCGGCTGATCCTGGTCGGCATCGGGGTGAGCGCGATCCTCACCTCGGTCCGCTCCTACCTGATCACCCGCGCCGACCTCTCGGCCGCGCAGGGTGCGCTGGCCTGGCTCATCGGCAACCTCAACGCGCTCGGCTGGGATCAGGCCCGCCCGGTGCTGATCGGGCTGGCCTGCGCGGTTCCGGTGCTCACGGTGCTCGGCCGTGGCCTCGGCCTGCTGGAGATGGGTCACGAGCGCGCCGCCGGGCTCGGGGTCGCGGTGCAGCGCACCCAGCTGCTGTTGCTGCTGGTCGCCATCGTGTTGACGGCGCTCGCGGTCGCCTACGCCGGTCCCATCCAGTTCGTCGCGCTGGCCGCGCCGCAACTCGCCCGGCGGCTGGCGCGGACCGCCGGATCCGCGCTGGTGACCACGGCGCTGATGGGAGCCGTGCTGCTCGGCTGCGCGGATCTGGTGGCCCAGCGGCTGTTCGCGCCCACCCAGATCCCGGTCGGCGCGGTCACCCTCGTGCTCGGCGGTGCTTACCTGGCGTGGCTGCTGCACACCGAACGGCGGGCGGGGCGAGCTTAG
- a CDS encoding siderophore-interacting protein, with the protein MSTELVAASPPVVVRPYRVAYAEVLRVSEVTPHMRRVTLGGPDLAGVTSAGLDQRIKVLLPQQGQPEPMVARTPDWYARHQQLPEELRPVLRTYTVRAFRPAEPEMDVDFVLHGDTGPATRWAARARPGDRLVVVAPDVRHDLITGYEFRPPATAAWTLLAGDETALPALGSIVESLPDGHRALVFAEVRDAKAEQALAVPRGVELTWVRRDRGQTLLDVLRARELPQGPGYAWLAGEASAIRDLRRHLVAQRGFAKDEIYFAGYWRFGERS; encoded by the coding sequence GTGAGTACTGAGCTGGTGGCGGCGAGCCCGCCGGTCGTGGTGCGGCCGTACCGGGTGGCGTACGCCGAGGTGCTCCGGGTGAGCGAGGTGACCCCGCACATGCGCCGGGTCACGCTCGGCGGCCCGGACCTCGCCGGGGTCACCAGTGCCGGGCTGGACCAGCGGATCAAGGTTTTGCTGCCACAGCAAGGGCAACCGGAACCGATGGTGGCGCGGACGCCCGACTGGTACGCCCGTCACCAGCAGCTGCCCGAGGAACTCCGACCGGTGCTGCGCACGTACACGGTCCGCGCGTTCCGTCCCGCGGAGCCGGAGATGGACGTCGACTTCGTGCTGCACGGCGACACCGGCCCGGCCACGCGCTGGGCCGCCCGCGCCCGGCCCGGTGACCGGCTCGTCGTGGTGGCTCCGGACGTCCGGCACGACCTGATCACCGGGTACGAGTTCCGGCCGCCGGCCACGGCCGCGTGGACGCTGCTCGCCGGCGACGAGACCGCTCTGCCCGCTCTCGGGTCCATTGTGGAATCACTGCCGGACGGACACCGCGCGCTCGTCTTCGCCGAGGTCCGCGACGCCAAGGCCGAGCAGGCGCTGGCGGTTCCCCGTGGAGTCGAGCTGACGTGGGTCCGCCGGGATCGTGGACAGACCCTGCTCGACGTGCTCCGCGCCAGGGAACTGCCGCAGGGGCCCGGATACGCGTGGCTCGCGGGGGAGGCGAGTGCGATCCGGGACCTGCGCCGGCATCTGGTGGCGCAGCGGGGCTTCGCCAAGGACGAGATCTACTTCGCCGGGTACTGGAGATTCGGTGAGCGATCTTGA
- a CDS encoding MbtH family protein: MTNPFDDEDGRFFVLVNDEGQHSLWPSFAEIPGGWRQVYGEADRQSCVDYVETHWTDLRPKSLIDAMESDA; encoded by the coding sequence GTGACGAATCCGTTCGATGACGAGGACGGCCGGTTCTTCGTGCTGGTGAACGACGAGGGGCAGCACTCGCTGTGGCCCTCGTTCGCCGAGATCCCGGGCGGCTGGCGGCAGGTCTACGGCGAGGCGGACCGCCAGTCCTGTGTGGACTACGTCGAGACGCACTGGACCGACCTGCGGCCGAAGAGCCTCATCGACGCGATGGAATCCGATGCCTGA